In the genome of Mercurialis annua linkage group LG8, ddMerAnnu1.2, whole genome shotgun sequence, the window TAAATGTGGAGTTTGGAAATTCAGCTATTTGGATTATGTGGAGCCTCTGGCTAGCAAGAAACTCTCTAATTTTTAGAGACGAAGACAGTGACCCGATCACCGTCATTAATAGTGCAGCTTCACTACATCAGGAATTCTCCCAAGATGCCAAAATTAGCAGTAAGGATTCGGCAGGAACCAGTGGTAGTATGTCTGTGAATGTCCCTCTCTGATGGAAACCACCTAACTTAGGAACCTTCAAAATTAACTTCGATGGAGCGTTTGACAAAAACGCTAGCTATGGGGTTGGTGCTTGTGTAGCAAGAGATCATGGAGGTAAAGTCATCTGTTCTACGGCTCGTAAATTTCACTTTGTTAATTCTCCTTCTTTAGTCGATGCTTTGGCAATGAGGGAAGCTATCTACTTAGCTCAGTTTCTTAAACTGCCTACTGTCCTATTTGAAGAGGATGCCAAAGCAATTATAGATGCGATGACTAATGGTTCGATGGTTGATTTGGATTGTGAAGTAGTGGTTCAAGATTGTAGGATTTTAGTTAAGAATAACTCATCCTACCCTTTTAGTTTTATCAATAGAAAGTGTAATTGGGTGGCACATGTTGTAGCCAAAAAAGCCCTTAAAGAATTTGATTTTTGTAACAATGCTCTTGCTCAAATCTTGTGGCTAGAGTCTAGACTCGGTGAGTCGGAATTTCAATATCAATGATATCTatcttttgataaaaaaaacattattaataatattagtgtttaattagaatatatattaaaaatgaaaaaaatattttaaatttgttttcatatggaaagaggtcaatttaatactttagggtacaattaaaaaagaatcTAAATTTTGAAAGAATTTTCTCACGTCAAggtgtaattgaaaaaatttaaaattggaagtttttgagtgattatcctaaatttattgaaataatattGTAATTCAATACTATAATCCtagttttcaaattttaacatGGTGTATGGGATTGGAAACTCACAAATTTCAAAaggattttatataatttttttttaccttgTCTCATATGTAT includes:
- the LOC130014978 gene encoding uncharacterized protein LOC130014978 produces the protein MIWNHSKSGLFSVKLAYYFATKATQMRGVERNTNSAGVLSPRVWKYVWKFSLPPHINFFAWKAINNGLAVNSRIHSRLHQFSSLCPRCNQEESVDHLLLRCPSGLNVEFGNSAIWIMWSLWLARNSLIFRDEDSDPITVINSAASLHQEFSQDAKISSKDSAGTSARDHGGKVICSTARKFHFVNSPSLVDALAMREAIYLAQFLKLPTVLFEEDAKAIIDAMTNGSMVDLDCEVVVQDCRILVKNNSSYPFSFINRKCNWVAHVVAKKALKEFDFCNNALAQILWLESRLGESEFQYQ